CTTCGCCGCCCGGATCGCGGACGCCACCGATGACTCGTGCGCGCTCATCCCTCGAGCTCCGTTCCGCCGTCGAGCAGACCGAAGTACCGGCCCGCGGTCGCCATGTCCTTGTCGCCGCGGCCCGAGAGGCTCACGGCGATGATCGCGTCGGGGCCGAGTTCGCGGCCGATGCGGATCGCGCCCGCGAGCGCGTGCGCCGACTCGATGGCGGGGATGATCCCCTCGGTCCGGCTGAGCAGCCGCAGAGCCTGCATCGCCTCGTCGTCGGTGGCGGGGATGTACTCCACGCGGCCGATGTCGGCGAGCCACGCGTGCTCGGGGCCGACGCCCGGGTAGTCGAGGCCGGCCGAGATCGAGTGCGACTCGATCGTCTGGCCGTCCTCGTCCTGCAGCACGTAGGTCTTCGCCCCGTGCAGCACGCCGGGGCGGCCGCGCTCGATCGAGGCGGCCTGCTGCGCGGTGTCGACGCCCTCGCCGGCGGCCTCGACGCCGTAGATCTTCACGCCCTCGTCGTCGAGGAACGCGTCGAACATGCCGATCGCGTTCGACCCGCCGCCCACGCAGGCGACGACCGCGTCAGGCAGTCGGCCGGTGCGCTCGAGCAGCTGCGCTCGGGCCTCCTCGGAGATGATCTTCTGGAAGTCTCGCACCATCGCCGGGAACGGATGCGGGCCGGCGGCCGTGCCGAAGATGTAGTTGGTGCGATCGACGCTCGCCACCCAGTCGCGGTAGGCCTCGTTGATCGCGTCCTTGAGCGTGCGCGAGCCTGCCTTCACCGGCACCACCTCGGCGCCGAGCAGCTGCATGCGGGCGACGTTGAGCGCCTGGCGCTCGGTGTCGACCTCGCCCATGTAGATGGTGCACTCGAGCCCGAAGAGCGCGGCCGCGGTCGCCGTGGCGACGCCGTGCTGGCCGGCGCCGGTCTCGGCGATCACTCGGGTCTTGCCGAGGCGTTTGGTGAGCAGGGCCTGTCCGAGCACGTTGTTGATCTTGTGCGAGCCGGTGTGGTTGAGGTCTTCGCGTTTGAGGAAGACGCGCGCGCCGCCTGCGTGCTCCGCGAAGCGGGGCACCTCGGTGATCGGCGAGGGGCGGCCGGCGTACGAGGCGAGCAGCTCGAGCAGCTCGGCTTGGAACGAGGGGTCGTTCTTGGCCGCCTCGTAGGCCTCGGTGAGCTCGTCGATCGCGGCGATGAGCGACTCGGGCATGTATCGCCCGCCGTAGTCGCCGAAGAAGGGTCCGTGCTGGTCGCGGAGACTGGTAATCCCGCCCGCTTGCTCTGTCATGTCGGCCTATCGGTTCGGATGCTCGGAGTGCCGAGCCTGGGATCGGATGGGGAGGTCGCGCGGGTGGTGCAGCCCTCGGGTTCCTCGTCGCCGCAGCTCAGACGCTCAGGTACGCCTGCAGCGTGGCGACAGGATCGCCGGTGACGAGCGCCTCGCCCACGAGCACGGCGTCGGCGCCGGCCTCGCGGTAGCGCTCCACGTCGGCGACGTCGAGCACCGCCGACTCCGCCACGCGCACGACGCCGGCCGGGATCTGGTCGGCGACGCGCCCGAAGAGGTCGCGGTCGAGCTCGAAGGTTCGCAGGTCACGGGCGTTGACGCCGATCAGCTGGGAGCCGAGGTCGACGGCGCGCGCGACCTCGTCGTCGGAGTGCGCTTCGACGAGCGGGGTCATGCCCAGGTCGCGGATCATCTCGTGCAGGCTTTCGAGGCGGTGCTGCGGCAGGGCCGCGACGATGAGCAGCACGAGATCAGCGCCCGCGGCGCGGGCTTCGAGCACCTGGTATTCGTCGCCGATGAAGTCCTTGCGCAGCACCGGGATGCTCACGGCCTTGCGCACGGCTTCGAGGTCGGCGAGCGACCCCTTGAACTTGCGCTCCTCGGTCAGCACGCTGACCGCGCTGGCGCCGCCGGCCTCGTACTGCGCGGCGAGGGCCTGGGGCTCGGGGATCTCGGCGAGGTGCCCTCGGGAGGGGCTGGCGCGCTTCACCTCGGCGATCACCTTCATATGAT
The genomic region above belongs to Leucobacter muris and contains:
- the trpB gene encoding tryptophan synthase subunit beta — encoded protein: MTEQAGGITSLRDQHGPFFGDYGGRYMPESLIAAIDELTEAYEAAKNDPSFQAELLELLASYAGRPSPITEVPRFAEHAGGARVFLKREDLNHTGSHKINNVLGQALLTKRLGKTRVIAETGAGQHGVATATAAALFGLECTIYMGEVDTERQALNVARMQLLGAEVVPVKAGSRTLKDAINEAYRDWVASVDRTNYIFGTAAGPHPFPAMVRDFQKIISEEARAQLLERTGRLPDAVVACVGGGSNAIGMFDAFLDDEGVKIYGVEAAGEGVDTAQQAASIERGRPGVLHGAKTYVLQDEDGQTIESHSISAGLDYPGVGPEHAWLADIGRVEYIPATDDEAMQALRLLSRTEGIIPAIESAHALAGAIRIGRELGPDAIIAVSLSGRGDKDMATAGRYFGLLDGGTELEG
- the trpC gene encoding indole-3-glycerol phosphate synthase TrpC, with the translated sequence MLENLLAGALEDANARRELRSYAQLEAAALERSAALDALEALAPADHMKVIAEVKRASPSRGHLAEIPEPQALAAQYEAGGASAVSVLTEERKFKGSLADLEAVRKAVSIPVLRKDFIGDEYQVLEARAAGADLVLLIVAALPQHRLESLHEMIRDLGMTPLVEAHSDDEVARAVDLGSQLIGVNARDLRTFELDRDLFGRVADQIPAGVVRVAESAVLDVADVERYREAGADAVLVGEALVTGDPVATLQAYLSV